The DNA segment AAGAGTTTGATTATATGAAGTTTCAGTTTGACGAACTTCATCAAATGAAGTTAGTGGAGGGAGAACAGGAGGGCTTGGAAGAGGAACGCGAAATGTTGTCGCATGCTTCAGAAATCAAAGGAAACTTATTTGCCAATGTTGAAATTTTAAGTGGAGAAACTACACCAGTGTTGGCTTCGCTAAAAGAAGTGACCCGGAATATTGAAAAAATAGCCTCATTTATCGGAGAAGGAGCAGAGTGGTCAAGGCGAATTGAATCTATTTACATTGATCTGGAGGATCTCACAAAGGAGTTGGAAGATAAGATGGAAGGGATTGATCATGATCCGGCACGTCTCGAGTTTGTTTCGTCTAGGTTAGATCAGTTATACTCTTTGCAGCAGAAGCATAGGGTAGATGATTTAGCAGGGCTTATTGAAATAAGAGACCAGCTATCCGAGAAGCTGGAAAAGATATCATCCTTTGATGAGGATATAGAGAAAGTGAACAAAGAAATAGATGCTGCGTTAAAGGTACTGAAACAATCATCTAAACAATTGACGGAATCACGCAAAAAAGTGATCCCGAGCATCGAAAAGCAGATTGTGAATCAGCTAGTGGAGCTGGGAATGCCCAATGCTCGTTTAGTAGTGGATTGTAAATCGGGTGCAGATTATAGCGAAAATGGATGTGATGATATTAACTTCCAGTTTTCAGCCAACAAAAAGGGTGAGCTTGCAGCTATTCCTAAGGTGGCATCTGGTGGTGAAATGTCGCGTGTGATGTTGTGTATAAAGGCTTTGTTGTCGGTTTCAAAAGGTTTACCTACTATTATTTTTGATGAGATCGATACCGGGGTTTCCGGTGAGGTAGCTGATAAGATGGGAGGAATTATGCAAGAGATCTCTGAAAATATTCAGGTCATCAGTATAACACACCTGCCACAGATAGCCGTTAAGGGTAAACATCATTATAAAGTTTACAAAAAAGATAGTTTGTCTGATACCAATTCTAGTATTGAGAAATTGGATTATGACTTAAGGGTGACTGAAATTGCAAAGATGTTGAGTGGAAGTAACCTTACGGATGCTGCACTTTCCAATGCAAAAGAGCTTTTAGGTGCATCGGCCTGAGGGTATTGAGTGGCGTGGTTTTAAACACGAGTATTAATATAAGGTGCAATCATATGCATCACGAGCTGATTTTTTAAAGCTTTGATTTATTGCCATAAGAAATTGTCATATTAATAAGTTGTAACACCAACGGGTGTAATTTATTTTGATGTTGATTCCATATGGTTAAGGATAGATTAGAGGCTTATATTGATAAATAGATTGATGAAAAAAGAGAATTAATTCTAGTATAAATGATCGTAGAAAGGCTTAATCATATATATTTGTACGCTCAAAATAGAATATAACAATGGGATATAATTTATTAAAAGGAAAAAGAGGAATTATTTTCGGGGCATTAAATGATATGTCTATTGCTTGGAAAGTTGCAGAAATGGCACACGCTGAAGGTGCTACTTTTACATTGACCAATACGCCTGTTGCATGTAGAATGGGTACGCTCACCGAGCTTTCAGAGAAATGTAACGCAGAAGTTATTCCTGCGGACGCTACCAGTGTTGAAGATTTGGAAGCAGTTTATGCCAGATCCATGGAAGTGTTGGGTGGAAAAATAGATTTTGTATTACACTCCATCGGAATGTCATTAAACGTTCGTAAAAAGAGAGTGTATCACGATCTTAATTATAGCTATCTGAACAAGACATTGGATATTTCGGCTATATCGTTTCACAAGCTTTTGCAAGTGGGCTTTAAAATGGATGCAATCAGTGAATGGGGTTCTGTTGTGGGATTGTCTTATGTGGCAGCACAACGTTCCTTTTATGGATACAATGACATGGCAGATGCTAAATCATTGCTTGAATCAATTGCTCGTAGTTTTGGTTATATCTATGGTCGTGAAAAGAAAGTTAGGGTAAATACTATTTCCCAGTCGCCTACTATGACAACTGCAGGAAGCGGTGTGAAAGGTTTTGATGGGCTTATGGATTTCTCAGAAAGAATGTCTCCATTGGGTAATGCGACGGCCGAAGAATGTGCGGGTTACTGTCTGACTTTATTCTCTGATTTTACCAGGAAAGTAACCATGCAAAACTTGTTTCATGACGGAGGATTTTCAAATGTTGGAATGAGTTTAAGAGCCATGACCCAGTATAACAAGAGTTTTGATGTAGACGATATCAGTTCTCTCGACTAGATTATATAGTATGACATCACGATGATGTCTTTTTGTCCTACCAGTAATGGTAGGACTTTTTGTTTTTAGGCAATGCAGTATAGTTTTAAAGTATGATTAAAAACATTAACTTTGGCTGCGTTTTTAGGAACCTACTAGGTTAAAATCATTAAAGTAACTATGGATAAATACCAGATTAATCACCTGAGGGAGCTGGAAGCCGAATCTATTTACGTAATTCGTGAAGTGGCGGCTCAGTTTGAAAAACCGGTGATGCTTTTTTCCGGAGGGAAAGATTCAATTGTTATGTTTCACTTAGCCCGTAAAGCTTTTTATCCGGCTAAAGTACCGTTTTCGCTCTTACATATTGATACAGGGCATAATTTCCAAGAAACATTGGATTATAGAGATAATCTAATGAAGAAGACTGGTGCCAAATGTATCGTTAGATATGTGCAGGATTCTATTGATCAAGGAAAAGCGGTAGAGGAAAAAGGAGTGAATGCTTCTCGTAACAAGTTGCAAACTGTGACCCTTTTGGATGCTTTAGAGGAGTTAAAAACAGATGCAGCAATGGGAGGCGGTCGTCGTGATGAGGAAAAAGCGCGTGCCAAAGAACGCTTCTTTTCTCATAGGGATGAGTTCGGACAATGGGATCCCAAAAATCAGCGTCCTGAATTGTGGAATATCTTCAATGGTCGTAAGAATATGGGTGAGCACTTCCGTGTTTTTCCAATTAGTAACTGGACAGAAATGGATGTTTGGCAATATATTTATATGGAAAATATTGAGTTGCCTAACTTATATTTTACCCACAAACGCGAAGTTTTTAATCGAGATGGTGTTTGGATGTTTAAGGCGCCGTTTATGCAGCTTAAACCTGATGAGAAGTTAGTGGAAATGGATGTGAGATGTCGTACCATTGGTGATATCACTTGTACCGGTTTAACCCTTTCAAAAGCTGATAACTTAGAAGATATTATTCAGGAAGTAGCAGCAACCAGAACAACAGAGCGTGGTGGACGTGCAGATGATAAGCGTTCAGAGTCGGCCATGGAAGACCGTAAAAAAGAAGGGTACTTTTAATCAATGTTTTTAGCTAGCATCAAATTATTATGAGCGAAAAGAATTCAGGATATTTAGATATGGAGCTTTTGCGTTTCACCACTGCGGGTAGTGTTGATGACGGTAAAAGTACTTTAATTGGCCGATTGTTGTACGATAGTAAAGCCATCTTTGAGGATCAGATGGAAGCCATTGAAAAGGCTAGTGAACGAATCGGAAATGAAGAGGTGAACTTGGCTTTGTTAACGGATGGTCTTAGAGCCGAACGTGAACAGGGTATCACCATTGATGTGGCATATCGTTATTTTGCCACTCCCAAACGTAAATTTATTATTGCCGATACACCCGGGCATATACAGTATACTCGTAACATGGTTACGGGTGCGAGTACTGCCAATGTGGCCATTATATTGGTGGACGCACGTCATGGTGTATTGGAGCAAACCATGCGTCATTCATACATTGCTTCTCTATTGCAAATACCTCATGTTATTTTTTGTATTAACAAGATGGATTTGATGGATTATGCAGAAGAGACCTTTGAAAAAATTAAGGGAGATATTGATGGATTCTCATCAAAATTGAGCGTAAAGGATATACGTTTTGTACCTATTAGTGCGCTTAACGGCGATAATGTGGTGGATAGATCCACAAAAATGGATTGGTATCAAGGGCCTACCTTGTTGCATCTATTGGAGAATATTCATATTGGAAGCGATATTAATCATAGCGATTTCCGTTTTCCTGTTCAGTATGTGATTCGTCCGCAATCTGCTGAATTTCCTGATTATAGAGGATATGGAGGTAGAATTGCGAGTGGTGCTGTAAAGGTAGGTGACCCAATTACTGTACTGCCTTCTGGTTTTACTTCTAAGGTGAAGACCATCGATTTTTTTGAGGACTCCTTGAAGGAAGCCTTTGCTCCACAATCAGTGACGATTACATTGGAGGATGAAATAGATATTAGTCGCGGTGATATGTTGGTTAAGTCCGATAACCTTCCTAATACGACGCAAGATCTGGAATTAATGATATGCTGGTTCAACGAACGTAATCTGGTCCCAAGAGGAAAATATGTGATCAAACATACATCCGCAGATGCACGTTGTATGGTCACAGGTGTTCAGTATAAGATGGATATTAATTCCTTAGAAAAGAATACTGATGACTTAACTGTGGGTATGAATGATATCGCGAAAGTTAATTTAAGAGTGACCAAACCTTTGCATGTTGATTCGTATCAGGTTAATCGTTTTACCGGAAGTATTATCTTGGTGGACGAAGGAACCAATGAAACGGTAGCGGCTGGAATGATTCTTTAAAAAAAATATACAAGCATATATAAAAACACCCGATGTTCAATACAGAACATCGGGTGTTTTATTTTATAAAGAGATGCTACTTTTTAAAATTTCCACCCCATGGTTAAGGCAATAAAGTGATCTTTTGTTTCTGTTATCGTTTGGTAAGGTATGCCGAGCTCAGCGTCATAGCTTGGATCCCAATTATAGCTGGTGTAACGGCTATCGTAGGCAGAAAGCTTATAGGCAAAATCAACAAAATAGTTTTTATTCCTAAAGCCCAGACCCGCTGAATAGCTAATTATCTCCCTGTCATTTTCTTCTATTTTATAAGGTGTTCCTTGATAGGCATAACCACCCCTAAGGCTTATTTGTTTTCCTAACCTGAATTCAATACCCGCTCTTAAATTGTTGGCACTTGTTAAATCAGCCTCTAATGCATCACTAGCTTCTTTGATGGCAGCGATGTCAACATAGTTGTTGGAATTGGTTTTAAACTTGCCGTTTGCATAATTAATATGTTCGTAATCTGCGCTTATTATGGCTATTTTACCGATAACGAAAGAGGCACCTGCTACCAGTTTTTCAGGAGTAATTAATTTATATTCAAATATATTTTCATAATCATGTGCATATGTGGAATTACCTCCCACAGCATCTATGTCGTTAAAGAATAGGCCATCTATTCCGGAGCCAAATTCTTCTTCCATGTTATACCATGTTGGACTATGGTAAGCTGCGCCTATTCTAAGAAACTGCATGGGTTTTACAATAAAACCGGCTTTCAAATTAATGCCAACTCCCGAAGCATCCAGGTAATTTCGAACCGAATACCTGTTAAATACATCATAACTATTTACTTGTCCGTCATCTAAGCTGTATTCTTCGTAATAGTGTGCTTCTTCTTTATAGCGCATGGTAACAATATTAACACTTGCCCCCAGCATTAGTATATTACTAATATTTACACCTCCGGTAAGATTAATTTCTCCGGAGTAACCTTCTTTATCTAGAATATTTGTTTGATGAACCTTATCGCCTGGATTCATAAAAGAGGAATAATATGAACCTCCCATTCCGTCGTCTACTTCGTCAATTAGATAAGAGTCGTAGGCCAGTTGACTAAGTTGACTCCAATTATCATTGGAATTGTTTGTATTTTCCTCGAAGTATCTGGCTAAGGATTGATCGGTATTGCGCGCAGCAGCCATACTTTTGTAATTAAAATTATTATTTCGGCTGTATCCGATGGAAAAGTGGGAACTAACCAAGCCATTTTTTACATCTCTCATAGGTTTGTAGGTACCTACAAATCCTATTTGACTTGGCGCAAAGCTCAGTTTTGATTCATCTGATTTGTTACCTTGTAGCTGACTATTGGTTGAATTTATGATGATAGACGGCGTTAGGGTAAATTCTGAAGAGCGGTATACAGCAATACCGGCAGGATTAATGGATAAGGAACCAAAGTCACCACCCAGTGATGCAAAAGCATTTCCCATGGCCATTGTACGGGCTGTGCCGCTATATTGGGTTTGAGAATATCTCAACATATCTTCATAGTTCTGTGCATTTAATGAAATCATTGTAAATGACAGAAAAAGTCCTATTATTGTTTTTATATGGTTCATCGTTATATGTTGTTTGGATTAAACATATTTGTTGTTCATTGGTGTTATCTACTTCCTCTGCTAGATCTACTGCTTCCACTGCTGGATCTGCTACTGCTACCGGAGCTGCTTGACCTGCTGCTGGAGCCGGAGTAGGAGCTGGTAGAGCCAGAAGATCTAGTGCTGGTAGTTGAGGGGCTGTATGATCTAGATGAAGAACTTCCACTGCTCCTATAGCTCGAACTACGGTTGCTGGAACTCCCAGTACTGTAGGTTCTGCTTTGTGTACTCCTGCTTGGTGTGGTGCTGTAGCCGGTACTCTTAGTACTGCTCCCGTTGGAATACTTACGGCTTGAAGTGGTATTGCTATATGTTCTTGTTTTTCTGGTACTTGATTTTGTGCTAGGCGCGCTACTCACACGATTGTAATTGCTTCGTGTGGTAGTAGAATATTGTTTGGTGTTATTGTAGGTAGGTGTATATGAGCTCCTGGTACTTCTGGTACCTTGTGTGCTTTTTGTTGTTCTGCTACTTGCTGCAGTGCTGTTGGCATTGGAGTAGGATGCCCGGGTGCTGCGACTGGTAGTTGATTGTGACCGAATAGCTGCTCTCGAGGAACCGGTGTTTGATTTGATTTGTCCGTTTCTACTCGAAGTAGTTGCGTTTTGTTCTACTCTTTGTCTGCTGCTGGAATAGGCAGGTCGCTTGTTGAAGTTATTGTAGTTTGATCCATGCCCTCCATAATAGCCGCCATGGTGGTGACGGTTGTAATATGGGTTGTAATATCCACCCATACCCCATGCATAATCCCATGCATAATAAGGGTAGCCCCATGATGAATAGTAGGGAGAACTGAAACCGTACCAGCTATTATAAAAACCATAGTTACCATAATAGCCAAAAGAGTTAAAACGACTGCCATAGCGCCAGTTCCAATAATTAGGGTTGTGCCATTCAGGCACTACCAATGCATAGTCTCCGTCTATATACACATTGTAGTCGAAGCCACTATTGAATATGACTTCCTGATATAATGGAGACCAATAAGGAATGCCTCTGAATGGCCCGTGAAAACGAGCTAAGCGCTCTGCATAGTCCCTATCCATCTCAGAGCCTTCAAATTCATTTACCCAATACCCAGTATTATCATCGTAATATAACAAGGAATCTATTTCTTGAATAGAATCATTGGTTAATAAGCTGGTGTATTCTTGTTGAATCTGAGAAAAGTCTCTCGTATCTTCTTGTTGATCAGTTCTGTCTGATTTTTGATATTCCTCCTGAAGAGAGGAGTAACGTTTGTTATTTTCCTTATTTAAATGCTCATCAGGTTTAGGCAATGCTGAATACCCTTGAGCTACAGTTGCGGTATTCGTTGAAGGAGTGTAGTAGAGATCATCTTCATATACATCCGATGTGTATGAGTTTTGAGTTACACATCCGCTGAATACTAACGTGATTATGGCGATTAAATATGTAAACTTTTTCATGGTCTGTACTTTTAAGTTACTATCAGTATAATGAGATGAAATGATATAAATTGCCAACAAAATAGCAATTCTAAATCATAAAAGGCCCAATTACTCAAATAAAGATGATGAGTATATGATGAATTACAATAAACGTACCATACTATTGTTTTTCGGAAGCTAACTGTTCGTGAAATGGATAGTTTTAAGATCTTTATTTTGCTTTAGAGAGAATAAAGCCTTTTTTTTACAGGTATGCACTTAAATATATCCTTGATTTTTTGTTATTTTGGACTTTCTAAGGAATACGGGTAAAATGCTCTTGGGGGATATGATGAAGGATTGAAGCGAATGGAGCGTAAAAAAGACTGACTAAGAATATAAATGATTCAAACATATGGCAAAAGGATTAACAAAAAGGAGTGTTGATTACTCACAATGGTATAACGAGTTAGTAATGAAGGCCGATCTGGCTGAAAACTCGGCAGTGCGCGGATGCATGGTTATTAAACCTTATGGCTACGCTATTTGGGAGAAGATGCAACAGCAGCTGGATAAAATGTTTAAGGATACAGGACATGAAAATGCCTATTTCCCATTGTTTATTCCTAAATCATTTTTTAGTAAGGAAGCGGATCATGTGGAAGGTTTTGCAAAGGAATGTGCAGTGGTTACGCATTATCGTTTAAAAAATGACCCTGATGGTAATGGGGTAGTTGTTGATCCGGATGCTAAACTTGAAGAGGAGTTGATCGTCAGACCAACGTCGGAAACTATTATTTGGAATACTTATAAAAATTGGATACAATCTTATCGCGATCTGCCTATTAAATGTAATCAATGGGCAAATGTGGTACGTTGGGAAATGAGAACACGTTTATTTTTGCGTACAGCTGAGTTTCTGTGGCAGGAAGGGCATACGGCTCATGCAACCAAGCAAGAGGCACTGGAGGAAACAGAGACCATGATTCAAGTATATGCCGATTTTGCACAACAATATATGGGGGTACCCGTTATTCAGGGTGTTAAAACGGCTAATGAACGATTTGCTGGGGCGCTGGAAACCTATACGATAGAAGCATTGATGCAGGATGGTAAAGCTTTACAGTCTGGTACTTCGCACTTTCTGGGTCAGAATTTTGCCAAGGCTTTTGATGTGAAATTTGCGAACAAAGAAGGAAAAGAGGATTATGTGTGGGCTTCTTCTTGGGGTGTTTCAACTCGCCTGATGGGGGCTTTGATTATGGCTCACTCTGATGATTATGGTTTGGTATTACCTCCTAAATTAGCACCTATACAAGTTGCCATTGTTCCTATTTATAAGAGCAAAGAAGATCTGGATAAGATTTCGGTTGTAGTCGATGAAATAGTGCTCAAGTTAAAACAGCGTGGTGTTTCTGTGAAGTTTGATGATAGTGATAACCGTAAACCAGGATGGAAGTTTGCACAGTATGAGTTGAAAGGGGTGCCTCTCCGCTTAGCTATAGGACCTCGCGATATTGAGAACAATACTGTTGAAGTGGCGCGCCGTGACACTTTAACCAAAGAAGTGGTTGCTATTGACGGTATTGATGACTATGTGACAGAGTTATTAGATGTGATTCAGGATAATATTTATAAGAAGGCACTGGATTTTAGAGCAGAGAAAACCACAGAAGTGAATAGCTACGATGAATTTAAGGAAATACTTGAGAAAAAAGGTGGTTTTATTCTCGCTCATTGGGACGGTACGGCTGAAACAGAACAAAAAATAAAAGAAGAAACCAAGGCAACCATTCGTTGTATTCCTTTGGAAGGTGATAAAACACCGGGTAAATGTATGGTGACAGGCAAACCGTCTTTACAACGTGTTGTGTTTGCAAAGGCCTATTAATCGTATTGCTGATGTGATGGTCTGCGAAGTAATAATTTTTTGTGAATAGTTCAATGTGGCTTCAGTTGGTTCTATTTTGAAACAGTTGTTTTCTTG comes from the Saccharicrinis fermentans DSM 9555 = JCM 21142 genome and includes:
- a CDS encoding OmpP1/FadL family transporter, which encodes MNHIKTIIGLFLSFTMISLNAQNYEDMLRYSQTQYSGTARTMAMGNAFASLGGDFGSLSINPAGIAVYRSSEFTLTPSIIINSTNSQLQGNKSDESKLSFAPSQIGFVGTYKPMRDVKNGLVSSHFSIGYSRNNNFNYKSMAAARNTDQSLARYFEENTNNSNDNWSQLSQLAYDSYLIDEVDDGMGGSYYSSFMNPGDKVHQTNILDKEGYSGEINLTGGVNISNILMLGASVNIVTMRYKEEAHYYEEYSLDDGQVNSYDVFNRYSVRNYLDASGVGINLKAGFIVKPMQFLRIGAAYHSPTWYNMEEEFGSGIDGLFFNDIDAVGGNSTYAHDYENIFEYKLITPEKLVAGASFVIGKIAIISADYEHINYANGKFKTNSNNYVDIAAIKEASDALEADLTSANNLRAGIEFRLGKQISLRGGYAYQGTPYKIEENDREIISYSAGLGFRNKNYFVDFAYKLSAYDSRYTSYNWDPSYDAELGIPYQTITETKDHFIALTMGWKF
- a CDS encoding enoyl-ACP reductase FabI — its product is MGYNLLKGKRGIIFGALNDMSIAWKVAEMAHAEGATFTLTNTPVACRMGTLTELSEKCNAEVIPADATSVEDLEAVYARSMEVLGGKIDFVLHSIGMSLNVRKKRVYHDLNYSYLNKTLDISAISFHKLLQVGFKMDAISEWGSVVGLSYVAAQRSFYGYNDMADAKSLLESIARSFGYIYGREKKVRVNTISQSPTMTTAGSGVKGFDGLMDFSERMSPLGNATAEECAGYCLTLFSDFTRKVTMQNLFHDGGFSNVGMSLRAMTQYNKSFDVDDISSLD
- the recN gene encoding DNA repair protein RecN; the encoded protein is MLKSLFVSNYALIDQVEIDFCEGFSVITGETGAGKSIILGALSLVLGQRSDVSVLKDKGKKSVIEAVFNVSGYGLEELFRQEDVDYDADTTIRREILTSGKSRAFVNDTPVNLGFLKSVSLRLIDIHSQHQNLLLGEKDFQLNVVDTVAKNDALKEKYLEDYRGYNILIKRKKELESQNAKLAEEFDYMKFQFDELHQMKLVEGEQEGLEEEREMLSHASEIKGNLFANVEILSGETTPVLASLKEVTRNIEKIASFIGEGAEWSRRIESIYIDLEDLTKELEDKMEGIDHDPARLEFVSSRLDQLYSLQQKHRVDDLAGLIEIRDQLSEKLEKISSFDEDIEKVNKEIDAALKVLKQSSKQLTESRKKVIPSIEKQIVNQLVELGMPNARLVVDCKSGADYSENGCDDINFQFSANKKGELAAIPKVASGGEMSRVMLCIKALLSVSKGLPTIIFDEIDTGVSGEVADKMGGIMQEISENIQVISITHLPQIAVKGKHHYKVYKKDSLSDTNSSIEKLDYDLRVTEIAKMLSGSNLTDAALSNAKELLGASA
- the proS gene encoding proline--tRNA ligase, encoding MAKGLTKRSVDYSQWYNELVMKADLAENSAVRGCMVIKPYGYAIWEKMQQQLDKMFKDTGHENAYFPLFIPKSFFSKEADHVEGFAKECAVVTHYRLKNDPDGNGVVVDPDAKLEEELIVRPTSETIIWNTYKNWIQSYRDLPIKCNQWANVVRWEMRTRLFLRTAEFLWQEGHTAHATKQEALEETETMIQVYADFAQQYMGVPVIQGVKTANERFAGALETYTIEALMQDGKALQSGTSHFLGQNFAKAFDVKFANKEGKEDYVWASSWGVSTRLMGALIMAHSDDYGLVLPPKLAPIQVAIVPIYKSKEDLDKISVVVDEIVLKLKQRGVSVKFDDSDNRKPGWKFAQYELKGVPLRLAIGPRDIENNTVEVARRDTLTKEVVAIDGIDDYVTELLDVIQDNIYKKALDFRAEKTTEVNSYDEFKEILEKKGGFILAHWDGTAETEQKIKEETKATIRCIPLEGDKTPGKCMVTGKPSLQRVVFAKAY
- the cysN gene encoding sulfate adenylyltransferase subunit CysN, with translation MSEKNSGYLDMELLRFTTAGSVDDGKSTLIGRLLYDSKAIFEDQMEAIEKASERIGNEEVNLALLTDGLRAEREQGITIDVAYRYFATPKRKFIIADTPGHIQYTRNMVTGASTANVAIILVDARHGVLEQTMRHSYIASLLQIPHVIFCINKMDLMDYAEETFEKIKGDIDGFSSKLSVKDIRFVPISALNGDNVVDRSTKMDWYQGPTLLHLLENIHIGSDINHSDFRFPVQYVIRPQSAEFPDYRGYGGRIASGAVKVGDPITVLPSGFTSKVKTIDFFEDSLKEAFAPQSVTITLEDEIDISRGDMLVKSDNLPNTTQDLELMICWFNERNLVPRGKYVIKHTSADARCMVTGVQYKMDINSLEKNTDDLTVGMNDIAKVNLRVTKPLHVDSYQVNRFTGSIILVDEGTNETVAAGMIL
- the cysD gene encoding sulfate adenylyltransferase subunit CysD gives rise to the protein MDKYQINHLRELEAESIYVIREVAAQFEKPVMLFSGGKDSIVMFHLARKAFYPAKVPFSLLHIDTGHNFQETLDYRDNLMKKTGAKCIVRYVQDSIDQGKAVEEKGVNASRNKLQTVTLLDALEELKTDAAMGGGRRDEEKARAKERFFSHRDEFGQWDPKNQRPELWNIFNGRKNMGEHFRVFPISNWTEMDVWQYIYMENIELPNLYFTHKREVFNRDGVWMFKAPFMQLKPDEKLVEMDVRCRTIGDITCTGLTLSKADNLEDIIQEVAATRTTERGGRADDKRSESAMEDRKKEGYF